One Microplitis demolitor isolate Queensland-Clemson2020A chromosome 2, iyMicDemo2.1a, whole genome shotgun sequence DNA segment encodes these proteins:
- the LOC103571643 gene encoding glycine and tyrosine-rich protein produces MELKFLLILLVAVSSIPSGQGCFGGGKKDDDEASTEKTEDEPVDDGPEICNSLQESCSDDSECCDGNMCQGGTCAEKSEYEAGGGEPPGGGETLGGGEPPGGDEPLGGGEPPGGDEPLGGGEPPGGDEPLGGGEPPGGDEPLGGGEPPGGGEPLGGGEPPGGGEPPVMCMGGEGNECSDDSECCDGDTCQAGVCGK; encoded by the exons ATGGAGCTTAAGTTTTTGTTAATTCTTTTGGTAGCTGTTTCTTCTATACCTTCGGGACAAGGATGTTTTGGAGGTGGCAAGAAA gATGATGATGAAGCGAGTACTGAAAAAACTGAAGATGAACCAGTTGATGACGGACCAGAAATCTGTAATAGTCTTCAAGAATCa tgtaGTGATGATAGCGAATGCTGTGACGGGAATATGTGTCAAGGTGGAACTTGTGCTGAAAAATCTGAATATGAAGCAGGTGGCGGTGAACCACCAGGTGGCGGTGAAACACTAGGTGGCGGCGAACCACCAGGTGGCGATGAACCACTAGGTGGCGGTGAACCACCAGGTGGCGATGAACCACTAGGTGGCGGCGAACCACCAGGTGGCGATGAACCACTAGGTGGCGGCGAACCACCAGGTGGCGATGAACCACTAGGTGGCGGTGAACCACCAGGTGGCGGTGAACCACTAGGTGGCGGTGAACCACCAGGTGGCGGTGAACCACCAGTAATGTGCATGGGTGGAGAAGGAAATGaa tgcagTGATGATAGCGAATGCTGTGACGGTGACACATGTCAAGCAGGAGTTTGTGGCAAATAA